The window aaactgGTACTGTGAAATTTATCCTAGTTTTTCGGAGTCCAGCTCAGCCGTCCAACGGTCCAACCCAAGAGGCGTCCCACCGTCCCCGCACATCCTCCTCCagctcaaaaaaataaaaaacaaaaaacccTCCCGCATCTGACCCATCCCATTCCCCGTTCCAAACCCTAGCGGCGAGCCATGGCTCCCCGCAAgcgccgcgcgccgtcgcctccgccgccgccggatgagGAGGAGTCCTCCGAGGAATCAGGCTCCGAGGAGTTGGAGCCTCCGAGCCCTCCCGCGCGGCGGATTCCCTCTCCCGCTGGCCCGGCCGCGGACTTGTCCGAGGGCTCCGATTCCGACTCCGACACCGACGCGCAGGCCTTCCAGCTGCTCCAGGTGCACCGCTCCCCCACCAAGCTGCCGCCGCACCGGGTTCCCAAGCCCGAATCCGACGctgacggcgacgacgaggaggtcGAGGCGTCGGAGTCGGAGCCTgagaatccggagccagtggttcagaaggcggcggtggcggcggccgggaagtCCAAGGCGGAGCAGGAGAGGAAGAGGCCCGAGGCGGATCCTGCTCCGTCCGGCAAGGCGAAGAAGGCCAAGGCCGGGACTGagaaggctgctgctgctgcagcagctgaggCCACCGCGCCTGGCAAggcgaagaagaaggccaaGGCCCAGCCGGATAAGGCCGCGCCTGAGGCCACTCCAGCCGGCAAGgcgaagaagggcaaggccgaGCCGGAGAAGGCCGCGCCTGAGGCCATTCCAGCGGGCAAGGGGAAGAAAGGCAAGGCTGAGCCAGAGAAGGCGGCACCAGAGGCCACTCCAGCCGGCAAGGGGAAGAAGGGCGGAGTGAAGCCGGAGAAGCCAGTGGCTCTCGATACCTCACCGTCCAGCAGCAAGTCTGAGAAGCCTGCACGCAACCAGCGGCATTGGGGgagaaatgatgagatgaagaTCTTGGAGTTCGTTGCAGCGCATGTCAAGAGTGAGGGCACACTGCCAAAGACTGATTTCATCATTACTACTGTTGGTGACCGCCTGGATAGGAAGAACTGCACCTACACAGATATGT is drawn from Panicum virgatum strain AP13 chromosome 1N, P.virgatum_v5, whole genome shotgun sequence and contains these coding sequences:
- the LOC120655461 gene encoding nucleolar and coiled-body phosphoprotein 1-like; this translates as MAPRKRRAPSPPPPPDEEESSEESGSEELEPPSPPARRIPSPAGPAADLSEGSDSDSDTDAQAFQLLQVHRSPTKLPPHRVPKPESDADGDDEEVEASESEPENPEPVVQKAAVAAAGKSKAEQERKRPEADPAPSGKAKKAKAGTEKAAAAAAAEATAPGKAKKKAKAQPDKAAPEATPAGKAKKGKAEPEKAAPEAIPAGKGKKGKAEPEKAAPEATPAGKGKKGGVKPEKPVALDTSPSSSKSEKPARNQRHWGRNDEMKILEFVAAHVKSEGTLPKTDFIITTVGDRLDRKNCTYTDMYEKVRQLKGRYEKAVSTGIVPSKEDELQMYKLSEAVWGEKAKEAIAAATSQNDGAVTKSKKGQAKKQKMDGNSMGGAPKEAATGTASQDGDSQKGSKKGQDNKVKAERDLKSRLSKEASTTGQPSKSKKQENNNEELDKEAKSGALKDATTNGTQNGIDLAKGKREKTDKGKMDTDRDSLMPKEATAPNQNGGTPTKNKEKKTHDEEIERDANVQLMRRGFDELQTLYSSLSAYVLEIEAQHPCGETLKRAFEFIGDERAQSLESKVKKQRVDEAKAQIRRADVKKEVLNVLMNLVD